In Citrus sinensis cultivar Valencia sweet orange chromosome 3, DVS_A1.0, whole genome shotgun sequence, the sequence AACGATGAACCTATTCGTTTATTCCATATCAACGTTCAATTTCATATGcgttatataaaaattaagtattagcGTATATCTTAAAATTCATGCTAAGAGGTTCATCATCACAAATAATGTCACATATCATGTACCAtgtgtattgaaaatgataataatataataagttattttaaaaattgtgaaaaatcaTTGATCACTTGATGAGCATACCATCTTATTTGAGAAGAACATCTTAGTATATCTAACATTTTGATAAAAGTTTTTCGTTGTTGATTATATACCTAAAattatttccaaaataaaaatattaaaaatcataatgaaccattaacatttttcaatcatatttattacatcgacactttgttttttaattttcgaTGCTCCCATCTTCCACCCCcgaaaataattacaaaaaaaataacaaaataacaacttacaaatattttaaagaagcCCAACTTGTCAATGTGACAGTATCCTTATAATATACCATACTTGTTTTGAGATAAATGTCTTTTAGTCCCAGAAGATTAAATCGATTAATCATACAATTAGTTACAGtgttctttaaaaattacctaaaattCCATATCCTTTATCTCTACATTTGATAGTTTACATattaaagtcttaaattttaattatgccttatttttcatttatttgaattatagattatgtcaaacaaaatttttatccaatccTTGGAAAGTTCAATCAAAGTTTTAACAACTACAAAAGTAATGAGCTCTGTGAAAGCTGAGACTTGGTTGAGTCTCGAGTGGTTTTtagagaattttatttgacGAACTATGTTAGTTCAAATCTTAAAGAAAGTATGAacgttaaaaattatttggatttaATCCACACTTTAAcgtttaatataaaaataattttgataatatttaagaatataaaaattaactacaGCAAGACCTCAATGAATTAATAGCACTGGAACAATATACATAAGTTAAACGAATACTAAGTAatccaataataatttaacacGTTTGGCCTCAATTTAAGATTGAAAGAACATTACATAGAGTTGAGATTGAAATTTATCGAGTATTAATTTAGTAATATTTTACTCGAAAATCATTCAcctattattttcttgtttctttccTTCATATATTCAATAGTGGACAAAGtaagatagagagagagagagagaggatctTGCCTCACCCACATCGAACCAATCAAAATGCTTGCTTGTATTTCTCTTGATGAGCCTACTCGATTCCCCTCCTGACCCCCATCCACAAATACACGCACTCATTAACCCACACCTTGACATTACACAACGAACAACGCATATCCCCACTCTCTTTTGCCTTCAAGTATTTCATTTCttccaaatataaaaaataaaaacaaagaagtAATAACGATAACAAACAATAATGGCCACAAACTCTCTCCAATCCCTCCACCACCATTCCTTCCTCCGGCGCCACCACCCCGACGCCGCTCCGGCAGCCGCTCTCAAACCCACCAACCCAAATTCCCTGTCTTTCTCACTGTCTAATAACAACaatactactactactacaaCAACTAGTGCAAATACTATGATCACATTCTCATCACTTTCCCCATCTAccacttcttcttcttcttcttcatcacaaacatctactactactactactacaacaacaacaacttcAGAGCCCATCTCCTTTGACCTTCTTCACCAACACTTACAAGCCCAAAACTTCCGGCAAGCCGATGAAGAAACCCGCCGCCTGCTCATTGCCCTCGCCGGGGAAGCCTCAGAGAAACGTGGGTATGTCTTCTTCTCTGAAGTTCAGTTCATTGCAGAAGCCGACTTGAAAGCCATCGACGAGCTCTGGAGACAGTACAGTGACAACAAGTTTGGGTACAGCGTTCAGAAGAAGATTTGGGAGAAAGTTAACAaagattttacaaattttttcatCAGAGTTGGGTGGATGAAGAAGCTGGACACTGAAATGGAGCAGTACAATTACAGGGCTTTTCCTACTGAGTTTATTTGGGAGAACGGGAAGGAAACTCCCGTGGGGCATTTGCCATTAACAAATGCTTTGAGAGGGACACAGTTGCTTGCTAGTATCTTGAATCATCCTGCTTTTGAAGGCATgcaagatgatgatgatgatgataataagcaagaagaagaagtaagtaaatttggtggtggtggtgataaTGGAGTTCTGAAGACAAAGCCATTGAGCAAGAGTGTGTTGAAGACAGATTACAGCTTTTAGAGTTTGTGAATTCTACCTTTTTTAGCACATACCCACAACACAAGACATGGTTAAAAAATGGGAATtgggttttcttttaattttttaaattattttgtaattgtaGTGGGAAGTAATTATGAGAGTGATCAATTGAATATTGATGGTTTTTAATCTTTCTTGTATCTACTTTTCTCAACCTTTTATGTAATgttgagaataaacaaatatatcgTATGTTATTACTTTTAAGGATTGGAATGAATGGTGACAAAGCAGGACTggtccactttttttttttttgttggtttaaTTGGTCTTTTTTGTGACCCTTGATATACATTCTCCTTTGCGAACAAGATTCACTCACCTATtaatatgaaacaaaaaaaaaaaaaaaactaagatataattattatgccCTTTCATAATCACAAGAATTCTAAAGTTATTATCAAGATTTGAGATTTTCTTCCGTCTGTTTCTGTTGGCAAATACCTCTCAACTTTGTTGTTATTTGTCTCTACTCCGCTATCTTCGAAAGATTTTGGGCCGACTGTTGCTTTTGTGATTTGAATATTACCAGAATGCAACAAgcacttatttattttttattagtactTCGAGAGAGCTTAAATCAGCATTAATGATTAATATACCAAACAATCCTTTAATATTCCAATGGGTTCGGTGCTCCCCAGGGCATTACTGAAACAACAATATCATAGTTTTAAATCTCTcttctttcatttataaaattcttcaataaGTTTCTTCGGttacaagttatatttttcaagttgctcaacaattaaaatgataatgcATTAAGcgaacattttaataaaactttataGACTATAATAGCAAAAATACTTGAATTTTGTAACGGCGCCATCACTATAAATTAACTTGGGAATAACAATGAaccaatgggcctttggtTCAGTGGGAGAGCCCTTGCACTTAGAATAATGAGTGCAagggttcgagcctccataaAAGTATTTATGGGGCTTATTTACAATCCTTCCTTaattatcacataattgagtggagccaGTCTATTcctcacgaaatgtgagtagagTAGACAGCCcttgaatatttgagagggtttgaagaatttgggcaGCGCTTCAGAGGAGTAATGTGAGTAGAGTAGACAGCCcttgaatatttgagagggtttgaagaatttgggcaGCGCTTCAGAGGAGTACATGCCACGATGAAGGTCCCAATTGTAGAATCtgtgtgtaaatattaattgtaatacctACAGTCCTGTATAAAcagtattcaaaaaaaaaacttgggaATAACAATGTCACGAGTCCGGGGTGGATACTGGATCCCCCGCTCCGGGACCCCTACTCCAGATCCAGATTGTCTCAACTTCATCACATGGGCCTATCCATTTTTTTCCCACATCAGGATCcataaacagaaaaacaaataaataaaaatcggACTAGACCTGCAAGAAGTtcattgatttttaataagattataataaatgagaaaataaaagtaaatggATCCAAGACAAGAGGCTTGGTGTTAAGTCTGCAGTAAtcacacaaaatttttatacaaataacATTACAAAAACTATGGCCAAAAAGGTTAATATGAATAGAAAATCTTAAACTTACaaatgataaagaaaatatGGCATTAGATGATGATACGTTACTAGCAACGTGTTCAGCACTAGAACCACAGGCAAGAAATCAAGTGTGTCTAATGCTCTGGTCCAAAAGGTCCATACACCTTGGACAATACTCATAAAGTTTGAACAGAAGACATCTCTACTCTAGTATTTACCACATTCTGACACAAAACTGAACTGAGCAGAActgcaataaaataatacctCCAAGTCTACCATATCCACCAGATTTTTCAGTAGTAAATCTGCTATAAGCTTTGTTGATATTTCAGGTCGTCCTCAAAAGTTTTGGTCATAAtcttcaaagaaacaaaaaaaaaaatcagttgaaCAACTTTGAAAGTAATACAATAGCGTTTGGAAGAAACAACAAATATCAGCTTAGACTTATGTAAAGCCCTTGGATTAGCTTAGACTTATGCAAAGAAGCAATGATACCCTCACCTCCAGGTTGCGCTGCAAAACGGTTCCCAATACTCAATGGCTGTATTGTATCATCCCCTTTTTGGACCTGCAAAAACCCAAAACTTTTACGCTGTAGTTAGAAAGCAAGGGCACATCCTCATTCCATGCTACATTCAATCAGGAAATACTATGATGGGACATCTAGTACATAAGAGGAATATCATCTGTAATTGAGTATTATACAGCCGTAAGACAGAGACAAGAAATATAATGTTTCCAAAGCAGCAAAGAAATGAGAACATAGTTTGTAACCACATAGCAGGAGAATTAAAGAATTGATGTAATTCGAAACCTCATCATACATCACAAGAAAACATCAAAAGCAGCTTCAGTTTAGAAAGCATCAAAGGCAGCTTCAAACTGACATCAAGCACTTGATCATTATATATCAGTATGAAACAGCAAATGCTAAAGAGGAAATTACAAAAGCGGACAGGAAGGCCACATGGGCAGCTAGAACTAACATATCAAAGTGATAATATATGACTGACTAAAGAGGCCCTTAACCACATAACTTCCCATAGTCACTTAAGCCGAATCCTCtgatcacaaaaataaaagacaataaaacaatacaatTCACCCCAAACTCCTTCCTGAGAGCAATGAAGAAGAATGAAGTGCCTTGAAAGTCAGGCAGTGTTCGGTAGACGGGATTCCTTTCCCCTGACTATTCCTTTGTGGTAATTCGGATTACAATGGAATTATTAATCCTTCACTTGGAGGATTTAAGGAATCCAAGTTAAGTCATATTACCCTTTTAAGAAGTAAATTTCCTACATTAACctaaatacaaaatatgtatttaatgCTTCAATTCTTTATATTAGTTAAATCCATTTCTTACCAGCTGTTAAGACATCAATTTGACTGGTGGATGGAAATGGAGTGGGGATGAGTTGGCTTTCTCCATTccctcaattttttatttttaccccATTTTCCACTCCACTATTCTCCAACAGTGAGGCGGGGAGAAATAATCCTCATGTGGGAACAATTTCCCCCTTCTCATCCCCATTTTCCTGTTTCTTATTACAGTAGGTACTAATACATAAGtatagtaatataaaaatgaaaacaactCAAATAAAACTATCGTTACCATATTGTAATAGCATTCAAggtattaataataacaataaaaaagaatctcTACAagttagaataaatttttgagcggttggaattgaaataaaagaaaattttatccaaaagCTCAACCTCAATCCCACCCCATTAAGAATTTAGGGATTGATTTTTTACCTATTCCCAACCCCATCTTCCGAAAACATCAATTACAACATACAAATAGAGGCTGCAATCTCacaaaaaagaacaataaaagTACACTTAcagaattaaaatattgtaaaataaaatttaacacgaaCTTGGAACTGTTTAGTCCAGCTGAAACTAGATTGAGTTTAACAAGTGAAATAGGCTAAGAtgctctttttttcttgtcaAGCTGCAACAACCTCTCAGTCACTAGTTTTCACCCGGCTTTTTCTTCCAATGCGAAGTTGGTGTTTGTCAACCAGAGAATTAACCCATGTGGCTAGCAGAAAAAAATTGACCAAAGTGATCCCTCCCTCTCCACTTAGAAAATCTATTTACATGCATCAAATGATTCAAAACTTCCAGAACTTCACATCACATTACACATTGatgcattaaaattaaatcacataCATGCGCCAAATGATTCAGAACTTCAAAACTTCACAACATTTCAAAGTGCAGCAGAACTTCACATCACACCACTCGTTAatgcattaaaatttaatcacatGAAGAAATAAGAAGCTGATAACAGTAGTTTGCATTATCCTTGCATGCATCAAATGATCCAGACCTTCAAAAACTTCACAACATTTAAAAGTGCAGCAGAACTTCACACCACACCACTCATTACATCATTTAAAATAGCAGCAAAAACTTCACATCACACTACTTATTAatgcattaaaattaaatcacatgAAGAAATAAGAATATGATAACAGTACTTGTGCATAATTCTAGTATAAAGAGAGAGGATTTCTGATGATCCAGCGTGACGCTCTGCATTATCATTGAGGACAAGATCCATCACAGGCGCTACCTCTAACCACATAATCAATTGGGAAACCATTGCAGAACAAGCTGATATATGTGTTCTTTACTGTAAGCTCACAGGGAGAGAAAACTTCAAGGAAGTCATAGAACTAAAGACAGCTTAAAATGATCAATTCAGTACGGCCAACAACAAACTTCAAATAGTTGCGGTGGAAGccaaagaacaaaaaagagaaaaaagtatATTATTATGCGCTAGCACAAGTTATCCAATTAAGTTTAGGAAATAAcagggaattaattaattcttcaaATTCGTAACAGGTGCCACGTGTAAAtgtcaatttcataaattcatgataTTTCTCTTTCGATAAGTATCATATCCAGGATCAAGATCTTGGATCTTGTGTAATGCAATTTGTGTTAACACGCATGATATCATTCTATCACTCTCATtccaacaaattaaaataagggtCGTGGGCAGGGCAGTGACTTTCTAGGCTTCTTCGTGATGTATAGTGCCTgacctatttttttttgtatggcATTAAGATATACTAAGttgtattgtaatattttgtttgatgaaatatgTAATGTAgtatatgtaataatattttatacttttatttatactactattaattttaaattaaaattatttagatttatttattcatattcaaatatttattattagttatattaactataacataattaaataatacattatttagttatattttaagCTCTGGGGATCAGAAATTTTCCTTGTCGAAACCTGTAGGTTGATTAGTCTTTCCTTTAAATATTCTCATTTGTATGCTAAATACAGAAAGCAACTCGGATTTGTGTTTGAATCAACGTAGGTATTTGTGTGTGTCTGATTCTTTGAATCTTCTCATtctgttaattaaattacacaAAGCGAGACTAGTGTTTGGATTTAAATCACCATTATATATGGATTTGCGTGTGTTTGGATGATTGGATCCATGTGATAAACCcattgaatataattaaaccATGCATGTAAGGAAGCGTATCAATGAATAGTACAGAAtgaagaacaaagaagaaTGCACAGAGAACATCCAAGTATCGACAGTTTGTAATGATGTGTGatcaaaaatatcaaacattCTCCATTATTGCTATCTTTATGTTAAGAGGGTTTCTATAATTCTACCTATTTCCAAAAGTTGTACTGCCGGTTCAGCTTTCTCCACACATGTCAAATGTTACATCATATAGAATGGCTCACATCCAAAG encodes:
- the LOC102617196 gene encoding tetrapyrrole-binding protein, chloroplastic produces the protein MATNSLQSLHHHSFLRRHHPDAAPAAALKPTNPNSLSFSLSNNNNTTTTTTTSANTMITFSSLSPSTTSSSSSSSQTSTTTTTTTTTTSEPISFDLLHQHLQAQNFRQADEETRRLLIALAGEASEKRGYVFFSEVQFIAEADLKAIDELWRQYSDNKFGYSVQKKIWEKVNKDFTNFFIRVGWMKKLDTEMEQYNYRAFPTEFIWENGKETPVGHLPLTNALRGTQLLASILNHPAFEGMQDDDDDDNKQEEEVSKFGGGGDNGVLKTKPLSKSVLKTDYSF